The following proteins are co-located in the Pseudomonas synxantha genome:
- a CDS encoding ABC transporter ATP-binding protein, whose amino-acid sequence MANLKIKNLQKGFEGFSIIKGIDLEVNDKEFVVFVGPSGCGKSTLLRLIAGLEEVSDGTIELDGRDITEVTPAKRDLAMVFQTYALYPHMSVRKNMSFALDLAGVDKKLVDSKVSEAARILELGPLLERKPKQLSGGQRQRVAIGRAIVRNPKIFLFDEPLSNLDAALRVQMRLELARLHKELQATMIYVTHDQVEAMTLADKVVVLNSGRIEQVGSPLELYHQPANLFVAGFLGTPKMGFLKGKVTRIETQGCEVQLDAGTLISLPLSGATLSVGSEVTLGIRPEHLEIAAPGQTTLTVTADVGERLGSDTFCHVITANGEPLTMRIRGDMASQYGETLQLHLDPAHCHLFDTNGVAVARPLRAAA is encoded by the coding sequence ATGGCCAACCTCAAAATCAAGAATCTGCAAAAAGGCTTCGAAGGATTTTCCATCATCAAGGGCATTGACCTGGAAGTGAACGACAAGGAATTCGTGGTGTTCGTCGGGCCATCGGGCTGCGGTAAATCCACCCTGCTGCGGCTGATCGCAGGCCTTGAGGAAGTCAGCGACGGCACCATCGAACTCGATGGCCGCGACATCACCGAAGTGACCCCGGCCAAGCGCGACCTGGCGATGGTGTTCCAAACCTACGCCCTGTACCCGCACATGAGCGTGCGCAAGAACATGTCGTTTGCCCTTGACCTGGCCGGCGTCGACAAGAAGCTGGTGGACAGCAAAGTCAGCGAAGCGGCGCGCATCCTCGAGCTGGGTCCGCTGCTGGAGCGTAAGCCCAAGCAACTGTCCGGCGGCCAGCGCCAGCGCGTGGCGATCGGCCGGGCGATTGTGCGCAACCCGAAGATCTTCCTGTTCGACGAGCCGCTGTCCAACCTCGACGCCGCGCTGCGTGTGCAGATGCGCCTGGAACTGGCGCGTCTGCATAAAGAACTGCAAGCCACCATGATCTACGTGACCCACGACCAGGTTGAAGCCATGACCCTGGCCGACAAGGTGGTGGTGCTCAACAGTGGCCGTATCGAACAGGTCGGCTCGCCGCTGGAGCTGTATCACCAGCCGGCCAACCTGTTTGTGGCCGGGTTTCTCGGCACGCCGAAGATGGGTTTCCTCAAGGGCAAGGTCACCCGCATCGAGACCCAGGGCTGCGAAGTTCAACTGGACGCCGGCACCCTGATCAGCCTGCCGTTGAGCGGCGCCACCTTGAGCGTCGGCAGTGAGGTGACCCTGGGGATCCGTCCGGAGCACCTGGAAATCGCTGCGCCGGGGCAAACCACCCTGACCGTCACCGCCGACGTCGGCGAGCGCCTGGGCAGCGATACCTTCTGCCACGTCATCACTGCCAATGGCGAGCCGCTGACCATGCGCATTCGCGGCGACATGGCCAGCCAGTACGGTGAGACGCTGCAGCTGCACCTGGACCCGGCGCACTGCCATCTGTTCGACACAAACGGTGTAGCCGTGGCCCGCCCACTGCGCGCTGCCGCCTGA
- a CDS encoding mannitol dehydrogenase family protein yields MKLNKANLTQLAPEVKTPAYAIADTRQGIAHIGVGGFHRAHQAYYTDALMNTGDGLDWSICGVGLRAEDRRARDDLAGQDYLFTLYELGDTDDTEVRVIGAISDMLLAEDGAQALIDKLADPAIRIVSLTITEGGYCIDDSNGEFMAHLPQIQHDLAHPTAPKTVFGFICAALTQRRAAGTPAFTVMSCDNLPHNGAVTRKALLAFAALHNAELHDWIKANVSFPNAMVDRITPMTSTAHRLQLHDEHGIDDAWPVVCEPFVQWVLEDKFVSGRPAWEKVGVQFTDDVTPYEEMKIGLLNGSHLALTYLGFLKGYRFVHETMNDPLFVAYMRAYMDLDVTPNLAPVPGIDLTAYKQTLVERFSNQAIADQLERVCSDGSSKFPKFTVPTINRLIAGGRETERAALVVAAWALYLKGVDENGVSYKIPDPRAEFCQGLVTDDALISQRLLGVEEIFGTAIPKSAAFVAAFEWCYASLRDKGVTETLQQLLNKPD; encoded by the coding sequence ATGAAACTGAATAAAGCCAACCTCACGCAGCTGGCGCCGGAAGTGAAAACCCCGGCCTACGCGATTGCCGACACCCGCCAGGGTATTGCCCACATCGGCGTCGGCGGCTTCCACCGTGCGCACCAGGCGTATTACACCGATGCCCTGATGAATACCGGAGACGGCCTGGACTGGAGCATTTGCGGCGTCGGCCTGCGTGCCGAAGACCGCAGGGCCCGCGACGATCTGGCCGGCCAGGACTACCTGTTCACCCTGTACGAACTGGGCGATACCGACGACACCGAAGTACGTGTGATCGGCGCCATCAGCGACATGCTGCTCGCCGAAGACGGTGCCCAGGCGCTGATCGATAAACTGGCCGACCCGGCTATCCGCATCGTCTCGCTGACCATCACCGAGGGCGGCTACTGCATCGACGACAGCAACGGCGAGTTCATGGCCCACCTGCCACAGATCCAGCATGACCTGGCGCACCCCACGGCGCCGAAAACCGTGTTCGGTTTCATCTGCGCCGCCCTGACCCAGCGCCGCGCCGCCGGCACTCCGGCGTTCACAGTGATGTCCTGCGATAACCTGCCCCACAACGGCGCCGTCACCCGCAAGGCACTGCTGGCCTTCGCCGCCCTGCATAATGCCGAGCTGCATGACTGGATCAAGGCCAACGTCAGCTTCCCGAATGCCATGGTCGACCGCATCACACCCATGACCAGCACCGCTCACCGCCTGCAATTGCATGACGAACACGGCATCGACGATGCCTGGCCGGTGGTGTGCGAGCCGTTTGTGCAGTGGGTGCTGGAAGACAAGTTTGTCAGCGGCCGCCCGGCCTGGGAAAAGGTCGGCGTGCAATTCACCGATGACGTCACGCCTTACGAAGAGATGAAGATCGGCTTGCTCAACGGCAGCCACCTGGCGCTCACCTACCTGGGGTTTCTCAAGGGTTATCGGTTTGTCCACGAGACCATGAACGACCCGCTGTTCGTGGCGTATATGCGTGCGTACATGGACCTGGACGTCACCCCAAACCTGGCGCCGGTGCCAGGCATCGACCTGACCGCCTACAAGCAGACATTGGTGGAGCGCTTTTCCAACCAGGCGATTGCCGACCAGCTGGAGCGCGTGTGTTCCGATGGCTCGTCGAAGTTTCCCAAGTTCACCGTGCCGACCATCAACCGTTTGATTGCCGGTGGCCGCGAGACCGAACGCGCCGCACTGGTGGTCGCGGCCTGGGCCTTGTATTTGAAGGGCGTGGATGAGAATGGCGTGAGCTACAAGATCCCCGACCCACGGGCCGAATTCTGCCAGGGGCTGGTGACGGATGACGCACTGATCAGTCAGCGCTTGTTGGGCGTGGAGGAGATTTTTGGTACGGCTATTCCCAAGTCGGCGGCGTTTGTGGCAGCGTTTGAGTGGTGCTATGCAAGCCTGCGCGACAAAGGCGTCACCGAAACCCTGCAACAACTCCTGAACAAACCGGATTAA
- the xylB gene encoding xylulokinase — protein MTQQNLFLGIDCGTQGTKAIVLDASSGKVLGLGAAAHTLISGANGRREQHTQEWLDAFTEATHRALQQSGVDGQDILGIGVSGQQHGLVLLDEQGAVLRPAKLWCDTETTPENDRLLHHLGGESGSLERLGVAIAPGYTVSKLLWTREQHPDVFARIAHILLPHDYLNYWLTGRACAEYGDASGTGYFDVRSRTWDVALLQHIDPSGRLEAALPQLIEANQAVGTILPAIAERLGINPKAVVSSGGGDNMMGAIGTGNIAPGVITMSLGSSGTVYAFADQPNVSPQASVATFCSSTGGWLPLICTMNLTNATGVIRELFELDLNAFNALVEQAPIGADGVSMLPFLNGERVPALPHATGSLHGLTMTNLTRANLCRAVVEGTTFGLRYGLDLLRHTGLQSQSIRLIGGGSKSPVWRQMVADIMHTEVVCTEQSEAAALGAAIQAAWCQSGESLASLCEKCVSIDPASRTLPMSANVSAYQQAYERYQQHVASL, from the coding sequence ATGACCCAGCAAAACCTGTTTCTCGGCATCGACTGCGGCACCCAAGGCACCAAGGCCATCGTCCTCGACGCTTCCAGCGGCAAGGTACTGGGCCTGGGCGCCGCCGCGCATACGCTGATCAGCGGCGCCAATGGCCGCCGTGAGCAGCACACCCAGGAATGGCTCGACGCCTTTACCGAAGCCACCCACCGCGCCCTGCAACAGTCCGGCGTGGATGGCCAGGACATCCTCGGCATCGGCGTTTCCGGCCAGCAACATGGCCTGGTGCTGCTGGATGAGCAAGGTGCAGTACTGCGCCCGGCCAAGCTGTGGTGCGACACCGAAACTACCCCCGAGAATGACCGCCTGCTGCACCACCTGGGCGGCGAAAGCGGCTCCCTGGAGCGCTTGGGCGTGGCGATCGCACCGGGCTACACCGTCTCCAAACTGCTCTGGACCCGCGAGCAGCATCCGGATGTCTTCGCACGCATCGCCCATATCCTGTTGCCCCACGATTACCTCAACTACTGGCTCACCGGCCGTGCCTGCGCCGAGTACGGCGACGCTTCCGGCACCGGCTATTTCGATGTGCGCAGCCGCACATGGGATGTGGCGCTGCTCCAGCACATCGACCCCAGCGGTCGCCTTGAAGCCGCCTTGCCACAGTTGATCGAAGCCAACCAAGCAGTGGGCACGATCCTGCCGGCCATCGCCGAACGCCTGGGCATCAACCCCAAGGCCGTGGTGTCCAGCGGCGGCGGCGACAATATGATGGGTGCCATCGGCACCGGCAATATCGCCCCGGGCGTGATCACCATGAGCCTGGGTTCATCGGGCACCGTCTATGCCTTTGCCGATCAGCCCAACGTCAGCCCGCAGGCCTCGGTAGCGACGTTTTGCTCATCGACTGGTGGCTGGCTGCCGTTGATCTGCACCATGAACCTGACCAATGCCACCGGCGTGATTCGCGAACTGTTCGAGCTGGACCTGAACGCGTTCAACGCCTTGGTCGAGCAAGCGCCGATCGGTGCCGATGGCGTGAGCATGCTGCCGTTCCTCAATGGCGAACGCGTGCCCGCCCTGCCCCACGCCACCGGCAGCCTGCATGGCCTGACCATGACCAACCTGACCCGCGCCAATCTGTGCCGCGCCGTGGTTGAAGGCACCACGTTCGGCCTGCGTTACGGTCTGGACCTGCTGCGCCACACCGGCCTGCAAAGCCAGAGCATCCGCCTGATCGGCGGCGGCTCGAAAAGCCCGGTGTGGCGGCAGATGGTCGCCGATATCATGCACACCGAAGTGGTCTGTACCGAACAAAGCGAGGCCGCTGCCCTGGGCGCGGCGATCCAGGCGGCCTGGTGCCAGAGCGGCGAATCCCTGGCCAGCCTGTGCGAAAAATGCGTGAGCATCGACCCGGCCAGCCGCACCCTGCCAATGTCAGCCAATGTCAGTGCCTATCAACAGGCGTATGAGCGTTATCAACAGCACGTGGCATCCCTTTAA
- a CDS encoding carbohydrate kinase family protein, with protein MYLVCGEALFDFFSEEDASGQPAKLNYKAIAGGSPFNVAVGLRRLGIESGFFAGVSTDYLGRRLLQVLKDEGVSERFLVEFDAPTTLAMVAVGANGSPQYSFRGEGCADRQLQTAHLPTLGDEVRGLHIGSFCLVVQPVGDTLLNLVKRESGKRLISLDPNVRLNPQPDIQLWRERVAQLVQHADLIKVSDEDLHLLYPSQSPESVVQGWLQHRCQLVFLTRGGDGASVFSRQHGNWSQPAVKVVMADTVGAGDTFQAALIAWLTEQQLDSLEGLQQLTRTQIDSMLGFAIRAAALTCTKTGPDLPYRHQLG; from the coding sequence ATGTACCTGGTTTGTGGTGAAGCGCTGTTTGATTTTTTCAGCGAGGAAGATGCCAGTGGGCAGCCGGCCAAGCTCAATTACAAGGCCATTGCCGGTGGCTCGCCATTCAACGTGGCGGTGGGCCTGCGTCGCCTGGGCATCGAGTCGGGATTCTTTGCCGGCGTGTCCACCGATTACCTCGGTCGCCGCTTGCTGCAGGTGCTCAAGGACGAAGGCGTCAGCGAACGCTTCCTGGTGGAATTCGACGCGCCGACCACCCTGGCGATGGTGGCCGTGGGTGCCAATGGTTCGCCGCAGTACAGCTTCCGTGGCGAAGGCTGCGCCGACCGCCAACTGCAAACGGCGCATCTGCCAACCTTGGGTGATGAGGTGCGTGGGCTGCATATCGGGTCGTTTTGCCTGGTGGTGCAGCCGGTTGGCGACACCCTGCTGAACCTGGTCAAGCGCGAGAGCGGCAAGCGCCTGATCAGCCTCGACCCGAATGTGCGCCTTAACCCGCAGCCGGATATCCAGCTGTGGCGCGAGCGCGTGGCGCAACTGGTGCAGCATGCTGACCTGATCAAGGTCAGCGACGAAGATTTGCATCTGCTCTACCCCAGCCAGTCACCGGAAAGCGTAGTACAAGGCTGGCTGCAGCATCGTTGCCAATTGGTGTTTCTCACCCGTGGCGGCGACGGCGCTTCGGTATTCAGTCGCCAGCACGGCAACTGGTCTCAGCCGGCGGTCAAGGTGGTGATGGCCGATACGGTGGGTGCCGGCGATACCTTCCAGGCGGCACTGATTGCCTGGCTGACCGAGCAGCAGCTGGATTCACTGGAGGGTCTGCAGCAGCTGACGCGCACACAAATTGACAGCATGCTCGGCTTTGCGATTCGCGCGGCTGCGTTGACCTGTACCAAGACCGGACCCGACCTGCCGTACCGTCATCAGCTGGGCTGA